Proteins encoded within one genomic window of Clupea harengus chromosome 10, Ch_v2.0.2, whole genome shotgun sequence:
- the lurap1 gene encoding leucine rich adaptor protein 1 isoform X2 — protein sequence MAAISEKGWVACGQCGAGFFICSWIVFAHLRSVDVCILQQLLAVHEGIEAVKWLLEERSTLTSRCSSLTSSQYSLADGPEAPSSWRGSWGSLHDPHDRLDNISIGSYLDTLADDMDEYGCPSSSESVLCSTPLSATETATAPPTRTGGGVGGVGGALSSGGGSPVVKQQEAPKEEVWTRNTDAGTGTAAAKDKLAQSRTLSPKTNGVLDKVLRPEGGCESARACLAEKLGKTQSPKVKPYQNGKVELDGCKHNGRMHLEYDAHWRWVQSQDDVTFL from the coding sequence gCTCACCTGCGctcagtggatgtgtgtatcctgcagcagctgctggcGGTGCACGAGGGCATCGAGGCGGTGAAGTGGCTCCTGGAGGAGCGCAGCACCCTGACCAGTCGCTGCAGCAGCCTGACCAGCAGCCAGTACAGCCTGGCGGACGGCCCCGAGGCGCCCAGCTCCTGGCGCGGCAGCTGGGGCAGCCTACACGACCCGCATGACCGCCTCGACAACATCTCCATCGGCAGCTACCTGGACACGCTGGCCGACGACATGGACGAGTACGGCTGCCCCTCCAGCTCTGAGTCCGTGCTCTGCTCCACCCCCCTGAGCGCCACTGAGACGGCTACGGCCCCCCCAACGCGGACTGGCGGGGGcgttgggggggtgggaggcGCTCTGAGCTCAGGGGGCGGCTCTCCTGTGGTGAAGCAGCAGGAGGCTCCTAAAGAGGAGGTCTGGACCAGGAACACTGACGCCGGCACCGGCACCGCCGCCGCCAAGGATAAGCTGGCCCAGAGCCGCACGCTGTCCCCCAAGACCAACGGTGTCCTGGACAAGGTGCTCCGCCCGGAGGGGGGGTGTGAGTCTGCACGGGCCTGCCTGGCGGAGAAGCTGGGGAAGACCCAGAGCCCCAAGGTCAAGCCCTACCAAAACGGCAAAGTGGAGCTGGACGGCTGCAAGCACAACGGCAGGATGCACCTGGAGTACGACGCCCACTGGCGCTGGGTGCAGTCTCAGGACGATGTCACCTTCCTGTGA